One part of the Trypanosoma brucei brucei TREU927 chromosome 4, complete sequence genome encodes these proteins:
- a CDS encoding uracil phosphoribosyltransferase, putative, producing MALHDNAGRNYNEQEEALLKEFPTFHLLPQTNQLHYLFTIIRQRETGRTDFVFYSERIIRLIVEAALNLIPTIPYDVITPTGSKYQGCMTDGQGIIGISILRAGEAMERVLRETCRGVRIGKILVQRDEKSLEKAPDERFNYSKIPSDVSGRHVLLLDPMIATGGSVIKATEILINEYNVPEENIIFLNLISCPEGLRRYLTAFPHVNVVSAALDPGLDSRKYIVPGLGDFGDRYFGTCE from the coding sequence ATGGCTCTACACGACAACGCGGGAAGGAATTACAATGAACAGGAGGAAGCGCTCTTGAAGGAATTTCCGACTTTCCACCTGCTTCCTCAGACGAATCAACTTCATTATCTCTTCACCATAATACGACAGAGAGAAACGGGTCGCACcgactttgttttttacaGCGAGCGTATCATTCGCCTCATTGTGGAGGCGGCACTTAATCTCATTCCCACCATTCCATATGATGTCATCACACCCACAGGTTCTAAATATCAGGGTTGTATGACAGATGGACAAGGAATAATTGGCATCAGTATTTTACGTGCTGGCGAGGCTATGGAACGTGTGTTGCGGGAAACTTGCCGAGGTGTTCGTATTGGAAAAATCCTCGTTCAGCGTGATGAGAAGAGTTTGGAAAAGGCACCTGATGAGCGTTTTAATTACAGCAAGATTCCCAGTGATGTGAGCGGGCGCcatgtgctgctgctggatCCGATGATTGCCACCGGTGGTAGTGTTATTAAGGCAACAGAGATACTTATTAATGAATATAATGTACCAGAGGAgaatattattttcctcaacCTCATTTCCTGCCCTGAGGGCCTTCGTCGATATTTAACTGCATTCCCACATGTTAATGTCGTCTCCGCTGCGCTAGATCCTGGACTGGATTCAAGAAAATATATTGTTCCCGGTTTAGGGGATTTTGGCGACCGATACTTCGGCACATGCGAATGA